A genomic stretch from Lathyrus oleraceus cultivar Zhongwan6 chromosome 2, CAAS_Psat_ZW6_1.0, whole genome shotgun sequence includes:
- the LOC127121469 gene encoding uncharacterized protein LOC127121469 gives MCSIKLMLILLISLTLSSPSLSSSSTSSHALIQQNNLSACDLLMEYGFPMGLLPKGAIGYTLNRETGQFSVFFEKSCSFTIESYTLSYKSTISGVISENKLYKLKGISVKIVILWLSIVEVSRSGDDIDFSVGITSASFGAENFLECPQCGCGFDCDNDLRLNGDVSSI, from the coding sequence ATGTGTTCAATTAAATTGATGTTGATTTTGTTAATCTCTCTAACACTATCATCACCATCGTTGTCGTCGTCATCAACATCATCGCATGCATTGATTCAACAGAACAATCTATCAGCTTGTGATCTTCTCATGGAATACGGTTTCCCGATGGGTCTTCTTCCGAAAGGCGCGATTGGGTACACGTTGAACAGAGAAACGGGGCAATTTTCAGTGTTCTTCGAAAAAAGTTGTAGTTTCACTATTGAAAGTTACACGCTTAGTTACAAGTCTACTATCTCTGGCGTGATTTCTGAGAATAAGCTTTATAAACTCAAGGGTATTTCCGTCAAGATTGTGATTTTGTGGCTCAGTATTGTGGAGGTTTCTCGGAGTGGTGATGATATTGATTTTTCTGTGGGTATTACTTCTGCTAGTTTTGGGGCTGAGAATTTCCTTGAATGCCCTCAGTGTGGATGCGGATTCGATTGCGATAATGATCTTCGTTTAAACGGTGACGTTTCTTCAATTTAG